In Acidobacteriota bacterium, a genomic segment contains:
- a CDS encoding aldehyde dehydrogenase family protein, giving the protein MAQMLIGGEWVGSRSGNSIEVLNPATGELVDTAPRGTVEDAREAIDAAHQAFAVWSEWTQAKRADVLRRAVGLIQLHEKELATLLTKEQGKPLREATLEIRRYAHTIEYYAGLGKNIRGGYIPQIDAHKYGLIIKRPLGVVGAIVPWNFPVSLMGNKIGPALLAGNTMVIKPAETTPLTDLRVVALFLEAGLPKGALNVVTGQGSVVGEEIVTNPLVRKIGFTGSTEVGRRVMASAAQGIKRVTLELGGSDPMIVCDDADLEEAVKAAATGRFFNCGQACLAIKRLYLFDSIADDFTEKLAARATKLRVGNGMTEGTMIGPLHSANQRDEVEAQVQDAIDRGAKVLAGGDRLRGGEYDRGYFYAPTVLADVPEDARVATEEVFGPALPIFRVKSLDEAIEKANNSIFGLGSSIWTNDLNRATHAAERIDAGYTWINSAQVIYDELPFGGLKQSGLGKEHGIEALDYYTETKSVVVATK; this is encoded by the coding sequence ATGGCTCAAATGTTAATCGGCGGCGAGTGGGTAGGCTCCCGTAGCGGAAACTCAATCGAAGTTCTCAATCCGGCGACCGGCGAGCTGGTCGATACCGCCCCGCGCGGAACGGTCGAGGACGCGCGCGAAGCAATCGACGCTGCCCATCAAGCGTTCGCCGTTTGGAGCGAGTGGACTCAAGCAAAGCGCGCCGATGTGCTGCGGCGGGCGGTTGGTCTGATTCAGCTTCACGAGAAGGAACTCGCGACGTTGCTGACGAAAGAACAGGGCAAGCCGCTGCGCGAAGCTACTCTTGAAATACGCCGCTACGCCCACACTATCGAATACTACGCCGGGCTCGGCAAGAACATCCGGGGCGGGTACATTCCGCAGATTGACGCCCACAAGTACGGCTTGATCATCAAGCGTCCTCTCGGTGTCGTCGGCGCTATTGTGCCCTGGAATTTTCCGGTGTCTTTGATGGGCAACAAGATCGGCCCGGCGTTGCTTGCGGGAAACACGATGGTGATCAAACCCGCCGAAACGACGCCTCTCACGGATCTCCGGGTAGTTGCTTTGTTCCTCGAAGCAGGCTTGCCCAAAGGGGCTCTCAACGTCGTCACCGGTCAAGGCTCTGTCGTCGGCGAAGAGATCGTCACCAATCCCCTGGTTCGCAAGATCGGCTTTACGGGCTCGACCGAAGTGGGCCGCCGGGTGATGGCTTCCGCGGCGCAAGGGATCAAGCGCGTTACCTTGGAGCTCGGCGGGTCGGATCCGATGATAGTGTGTGACGACGCTGATCTCGAGGAGGCGGTGAAGGCTGCGGCGACCGGGCGATTCTTCAACTGCGGTCAAGCGTGTCTTGCGATCAAGCGGCTCTACCTGTTCGACTCGATCGCCGACGACTTCACTGAAAAGCTTGCCGCGCGGGCCACGAAGCTCCGCGTGGGAAACGGAATGACTGAAGGCACTATGATCGGGCCGCTTCACTCAGCGAACCAACGCGACGAGGTTGAAGCTCAGGTGCAGGACGCGATTGATCGCGGGGCGAAGGTGCTGGCGGGAGGTGATCGCTTGCGAGGAGGCGAATACGATCGCGGATACTTCTACGCGCCGACGGTGCTCGCCGACGTGCCCGAAGATGCGCGCGTGGCGACTGAGGAAGTCTTCGGGCCGGCGCTTCCGATCTTTCGAGTGAAGAGTCTGGATGAAGCGATTGAGAAGGCCAACAACTCGATCTTTGGTTTGGGTTCCTCGATCTGGACCAACGATCTGAATCGAGCGACCCACGCCGCCGAACGCATCGATGCGGGCTATACGTGGATCAACTCGGCGCAGGTCATCTATGACGAGCTTCCATTTGGCGGCCTCAAACAGAGCGGCCTCGGCAAAGAGCACGGCATCGAGGCGCTCGACTACTACACCGAAACAAAATCAGTTGTCGTCGCGACGAAATAA
- a CDS encoding enoyl-CoA hydratase/isomerase family protein yields MPYKTILFELTGRIATITFNRPDRLNAINEEMREDFSRLFTELQTNEDIGVVIFTGAGRAFSAGGDIEYFERDWPTRKFRAENHRLTQFFDELEVIEKPVLAAINGPCTGAGLQITLSCDIRIASDQAKFGFRENNIGLIPGAGGCSRLVKLIGYGKAKELIFTGEMIPAEEAERIGLVNRVVPHEALLTHTRALAEHLLTRAPEALGLAKRVLWHSVNSDFQTGRTLEALAQSILVKSKDHREGIRAFREKRKPEFTGE; encoded by the coding sequence ATGCCCTACAAGACAATCCTCTTCGAGCTTACCGGCCGCATCGCAACAATAACCTTCAATCGTCCCGACCGCCTCAACGCCATCAACGAAGAGATGCGCGAAGACTTCTCGCGCTTGTTCACCGAGCTTCAAACAAACGAAGACATTGGCGTCGTGATCTTCACCGGCGCGGGCCGCGCTTTCTCAGCAGGCGGTGACATCGAGTACTTCGAGCGCGACTGGCCTACGCGGAAGTTTCGAGCCGAGAACCACCGCCTCACTCAGTTCTTCGATGAGCTCGAGGTGATCGAGAAGCCCGTGCTTGCGGCGATCAACGGACCGTGCACGGGCGCGGGCTTGCAGATAACGCTGTCGTGCGATATTCGCATCGCCTCCGACCAGGCGAAATTCGGGTTTCGCGAAAACAACATCGGATTGATCCCCGGCGCCGGCGGATGTTCAAGGCTGGTGAAGCTGATCGGCTACGGCAAAGCGAAGGAGCTGATCTTCACCGGAGAGATGATACCGGCCGAAGAGGCCGAGCGAATCGGATTGGTCAATCGAGTGGTCCCGCACGAAGCGTTGTTGACTCACACTCGCGCTCTGGCCGAGCATTTGTTGACGCGAGCGCCCGAGGCGCTCGGGCTTGCTAAGCGAGTCCTGTGGCACTCGGTCAATAGCGACTTTCAGACCGGGCGCACGCTCGAGGCTCTCGCTCAGAGCATCCTTGTAAAGAGCAAAGACCATCGCGAGGGCATCCGCGCCTTTCGCGAAAAACGTAAGCCCGAGTTCACGGGCGAATAG
- a CDS encoding enoyl-CoA hydratase-related protein has translation MALENVLIERRGRIAIVTVNRPDKLNALNIATRKEILAAFEQLKGDDEVRVVVITGAGEKSFIAGADINEFAGMTALQQRAVMKGGRAFDSVEDFPKPVIAMINGFALGGGCELAMSCDIRIASTKAKLGQPEIKLGIIPGGGGTQRMTRLIGEGKAMELILTGDMISAEEAKQLGLVNHVFAPEELEAKTMELANKIAELSPVALAMAKASVKNAVRMNLREGLDSEIDLFALCFSSEDKEEGVRAFIEKRKPEFTGK, from the coding sequence ATGGCACTAGAAAACGTACTGATCGAAAGGCGTGGGCGAATCGCGATCGTAACCGTGAACCGCCCGGACAAACTTAACGCTTTGAACATCGCGACGCGCAAGGAGATCCTTGCTGCGTTCGAGCAACTGAAAGGCGACGACGAAGTTCGGGTCGTCGTCATCACCGGCGCTGGCGAGAAGTCTTTCATCGCCGGCGCGGACATAAACGAATTTGCAGGCATGACCGCGCTTCAACAGCGGGCAGTAATGAAAGGCGGAAGAGCTTTTGACTCGGTCGAGGATTTTCCCAAGCCGGTCATTGCGATGATAAACGGTTTCGCGCTGGGTGGCGGCTGCGAGCTTGCGATGTCGTGCGACATTCGCATTGCGTCAACCAAAGCGAAGCTCGGCCAGCCGGAGATCAAGCTCGGGATAATTCCGGGTGGCGGCGGGACTCAACGGATGACTCGGTTGATTGGGGAAGGGAAGGCGATGGAGCTCATCCTAACCGGCGATATGATCTCGGCCGAAGAGGCCAAGCAGCTAGGGCTGGTCAATCACGTCTTCGCTCCCGAAGAGCTTGAAGCAAAGACGATGGAGCTTGCGAACAAGATCGCGGAGTTGAGCCCGGTTGCGCTGGCGATGGCCAAGGCATCGGTCAAAAACGCCGTGCGAATGAATCTCCGCGAAGGGCTTGATTCAGAGATCGACCTTTTCGCGTTGTGCTTTTCGAGCGAGGACAAGGAAGAAGGCGTGCGTGCGTTCATTGAGAAACGCAAGCCAGAGTTCACAGGCAAGTGA
- a CDS encoding GNAT family N-acetyltransferase, protein MPEIETARLLLRMFTADDLDDLSRIYADSDVMKYLSGHPLTRDESASWLAYFLAGWEQYGFGWWAITLKESGELIGHCGLQFIHVTPDVEVTYGLARAYWRKGWASEAARACLRYGFEQLKLDRIYALADPGNIGSHRVMERVGMTYDKTEYYKDNLYEGDLIYYAISRGQYRPDVAQYSLRPLPGDEVRISFGKAFEERQREWSTRDRPSNLQN, encoded by the coding sequence ATGCCCGAGATTGAGACGGCGAGACTGCTTCTTCGGATGTTCACAGCGGACGATCTGGATGATCTTTCGCGTATCTACGCTGATTCGGACGTGATGAAGTACCTGTCTGGTCACCCACTGACAAGAGACGAGAGTGCGAGCTGGCTCGCCTATTTCCTCGCCGGATGGGAGCAGTACGGCTTCGGTTGGTGGGCAATCACCCTGAAGGAGAGCGGGGAATTGATAGGTCACTGCGGTCTGCAGTTCATCCACGTGACGCCGGACGTGGAAGTCACCTACGGCCTCGCCAGGGCGTACTGGCGGAAGGGCTGGGCTTCGGAAGCTGCGCGAGCGTGCCTTCGATACGGGTTCGAGCAGTTGAAGCTTGATCGCATCTACGCCCTCGCGGACCCCGGAAACATTGGCTCGCATCGCGTGATGGAGCGAGTCGGAATGACGTACGACAAGACCGAGTATTACAAGGACAATCTTTACGAGGGTGACCTGATCTACTATGCAATCTCTCGGGGCCAGTATCGACCTGACGTAGCGCAATACAGCTTGCGACCGTTACCCGGAGATGAGGTTCGCATTAGCTTCGGCAAAGCGTTCGAGGAGCGTCAGCGGGAATGGAGCACGAGAGATCGGCCCAGTAATCTTCAGAATTGA